A genomic window from Martelella lutilitoris includes:
- a CDS encoding ABC transporter ATP-binding protein codes for MNLQALNLGASGTAARLRFEHIRHGYGGRDVVRDVSLTASPGKVLCLLGPSGSGKSTLLRIAAGLEVPRGGRLLINDVEVAGPSAFLPPEQRGVGLMFQDFALFPHMTVAANVAFGLTHLSKPARRSAAAEALARVGLAGYEGKYPHMLSGGEQQRVALARAVAPKPSVLLMDEPFSGLDSRLKEQVRADTLSVLRETGATVVIVTHDPEEAMGMADQIALLKDGELVQAGGARELFQHPGSVFAASFFSEINRFDAVARSGIVETPFGARRAPQNVNDADLTLAVRFSDIRVTTVEQPGAVPAGVISRRYLGTSEHLTLGLEEGGRVVEASIGAGMLAEGISRVFLFVADEAILMFEKQP; via the coding sequence TTCGCGACGTGTCGCTGACGGCCTCTCCCGGCAAGGTGCTGTGCCTTCTCGGGCCGTCCGGTTCCGGCAAGAGCACGCTTCTCAGGATTGCGGCCGGGCTTGAGGTGCCGCGCGGCGGGCGGTTGCTGATCAATGACGTCGAGGTCGCCGGCCCTTCCGCCTTTCTGCCGCCGGAGCAGCGCGGCGTTGGGCTGATGTTCCAGGATTTCGCGCTTTTCCCGCATATGACGGTGGCGGCCAACGTCGCCTTCGGCCTGACGCATCTTTCCAAGCCGGCGCGCCGGTCGGCGGCGGCCGAAGCCCTGGCGCGGGTCGGGCTTGCCGGCTACGAGGGCAAGTATCCGCACATGCTTTCGGGCGGCGAGCAGCAGCGCGTGGCGCTTGCCCGCGCGGTCGCGCCCAAGCCCTCCGTGCTGTTGATGGACGAGCCGTTTTCCGGCCTTGATTCGCGCCTGAAGGAGCAGGTGCGGGCCGACACGCTCTCGGTTCTGCGCGAGACCGGCGCGACGGTGGTGATCGTGACCCATGATCCAGAGGAGGCGATGGGCATGGCCGACCAGATCGCGCTGCTGAAGGATGGCGAGCTCGTGCAGGCAGGCGGCGCGCGCGAGCTGTTCCAGCATCCCGGCAGCGTTTTCGCCGCGTCCTTCTTTTCCGAGATCAACCGGTTTGACGCCGTTGCCCGCAGCGGCATCGTCGAAACCCCCTTCGGCGCGCGCCGCGCTCCGCAAAATGTGAACGATGCGGATCTGACCCTCGCCGTCAGGTTCAGCGATATCCGCGTGACCACGGTGGAGCAGCCGGGCGCGGTGCCGGCCGGCGTGATCAGCCGCCGCTATCTCGGCACCTCGGAACATCTGACTCTCGGTCTTGAAGAGGGCGGCCGGGTGGTGGAAGCAAGCATCGGCGCCGGCATGCTCGCCGAAGGTATAAGCCGTGTTTTTCTGTTTGTTGCCGATGAAGCGATTTTGATGTTTGAAAAACAACCGTAA
- the tatB gene encoding Sec-independent protein translocase protein TatB produces the protein MLDIGWTELLVVAIVLVVVVGPRELPHVLRTFGKTMTKMRRMATDFRSQMDDALKEADMEDVSSAIRDVRKLNPANQLRDAVNPLRQTARDIQSDLKTSTSLENKPKTTADKPDLPKASYPTPGAQPAFTPENVFQKAVRKDEEQATELVSKRQDDGLMSRRAGYRGTARPTKSGKGRSGGRRNGR, from the coding sequence ATGCTTGATATTGGCTGGACGGAGCTTCTGGTCGTGGCGATCGTGCTGGTCGTCGTCGTCGGCCCGAGGGAGCTTCCGCATGTCCTGCGGACCTTCGGCAAGACCATGACCAAGATGCGGCGCATGGCCACCGACTTTCGTTCGCAGATGGATGACGCGCTGAAAGAGGCGGATATGGAAGACGTTTCCTCCGCCATCAGGGATGTGAGAAAGCTCAATCCCGCCAATCAGTTGCGTGATGCCGTCAATCCTTTGCGCCAGACGGCGCGCGATATCCAGTCGGACCTGAAGACTTCGACATCGCTGGAAAACAAGCCGAAGACGACCGCCGACAAGCCGGACCTGCCGAAAGCCTCCTATCCGACGCCCGGCGCACAGCCGGCTTTCACGCCGGAGAACGTTTTCCAGAAGGCCGTCCGCAAAGACGAGGAACAGGCGACGGAGCTTGTGTCGAAGCGTCAGGATGACGGGCTGATGAGCCGCCGCGCCGGCTACAGGGGAACTGCGCGGCCGACGAAATCAGGCAAGGGACGCTCGGGCGGGCGGAGGAACGGCCGATGA
- a CDS encoding twin-arginine translocase TatA/TatE family subunit produces the protein MGNLGIWQLLIILAIVVLLFGRGKIPELMGDVAKGIKSFKKGISDDEEKPSDNDKTVEHRADEKTKQG, from the coding sequence ATGGGTAATCTCGGTATCTGGCAATTGCTGATCATTCTCGCGATTGTCGTCCTGCTGTTCGGCCGCGGCAAGATTCCCGAACTGATGGGCGATGTCGCCAAGGGCATCAAGAGCTTCAAGAAGGGCATTTCCGACGACGAGGAAAAACCGTCGGACAATGACAAGACCGTCGAGCACAGGGCAGACGAAAAGACCAAGCAGGGCTGA
- the tatC gene encoding twin-arginine translocase subunit TatC, giving the protein MSAGNDIDDKPQPLVEHLIELRKRLVWSLAAFFAGFLLCFAFAKDLFNLLVLPYKWAVIWSGLDPDKMQLIYTAPQEFFFTQIKISLFGGLLLAFPVIAFQVYSFVAPGLYRNERSAFLPFLVASPVLFIIGGAIVYFFLIPVVMLFFLGMQQAPEGGEVAISLLPKVSEYLSLIMSLVLAFGLVFQLPVVTTLLSRAGLVTAEWLAKQRKFAIVIAFVIAAVLTPPDPLSQLGLALPTVLLYEVAIYAAKLVERRRRQEKDEEAENVASEPEDET; this is encoded by the coding sequence ATGAGCGCCGGAAATGATATCGACGACAAGCCGCAGCCGCTTGTCGAGCACCTGATCGAGCTCAGGAAGCGGCTGGTCTGGTCGCTGGCCGCCTTCTTTGCCGGCTTTCTGCTCTGCTTTGCCTTTGCCAAGGATCTCTTCAACCTTCTCGTCCTGCCCTATAAATGGGCGGTGATCTGGTCCGGCCTCGATCCCGACAAGATGCAGCTGATCTACACGGCGCCGCAGGAATTCTTCTTCACGCAGATCAAGATTTCGCTCTTCGGCGGCCTTCTGCTGGCCTTTCCGGTGATTGCCTTCCAGGTCTACAGTTTCGTCGCTCCCGGGCTGTACAGGAACGAGCGTTCGGCTTTTTTGCCATTCCTTGTCGCGTCTCCCGTCCTGTTCATCATCGGCGGCGCGATCGTCTATTTCTTCCTCATTCCCGTCGTCATGCTGTTCTTCCTCGGCATGCAGCAGGCGCCGGAAGGCGGCGAGGTGGCGATCTCGCTTCTGCCCAAGGTTTCGGAATATCTGAGCCTGATCATGTCGCTGGTGCTGGCCTTCGGGCTGGTGTTTCAGCTGCCTGTGGTTACCACGCTGCTGTCGCGGGCAGGGCTTGTCACCGCGGAATGGCTTGCCAAGCAGCGAAAGTTCGCGATCGTCATCGCTTTCGTCATCGCCGCCGTTCTGACGCCGCCCGATCCGCTGTCACAACTCGGTCTGGCGCTGCCGACCGTGCTGCTCTACGAGGTGGCGATCTATGCCGCCAAACTGGTTGAGCGGCGGCGCAGGCAAGAGAAGGACGAAGAGGCCGAGAACGTCGCTTCCGAACCTGAAGACGAAACTTAG